A window from Pseudomonas moraviensis encodes these proteins:
- a CDS encoding formate/nitrite transporter family protein yields MTTPTSDKTPDLSAKEQHEVEKSQPPRAAVLHEIIRTQGDQELERSIAALWWSALAAGLTMGLSLMGMGLLNSRLPEGDEFKVIASFGYCAGFLAVILARQQLFTENTLTAVLPVMTKPTLLNFARLIRLWSVVLVGNLCGTILVAYVMLELPIFDSKTDVAFLEIGRKVMEHSASQMFAKGIVSGWMIATMVWMIPSMESAKMWIIILITYFMALGDFTHIVVGSAEVSYLVFAGELPWSDFWAVFAAPTLAGNIIGGSFIFALISHAQIRSESGAPKESADQAVEPDPQSIKK; encoded by the coding sequence ATGACCACCCCCACCAGCGACAAGACCCCCGACCTCTCGGCCAAGGAGCAGCACGAAGTCGAGAAGAGCCAGCCGCCGCGCGCGGCCGTTCTGCATGAAATCATCCGCACCCAGGGCGACCAGGAACTGGAACGCAGCATTGCCGCGCTCTGGTGGTCGGCGCTGGCCGCCGGCCTGACCATGGGCCTGTCGCTGATGGGCATGGGCTTGCTCAATTCGCGTCTGCCCGAGGGCGATGAATTCAAGGTGATCGCCAGCTTCGGTTACTGCGCCGGTTTCCTCGCAGTCATCCTTGCGCGCCAACAGCTGTTCACCGAAAACACCCTGACCGCCGTGCTGCCGGTGATGACCAAGCCGACGCTGCTGAATTTCGCCCGGCTGATCCGCCTGTGGAGCGTGGTGTTGGTCGGCAACCTCTGCGGGACGATTCTGGTTGCGTACGTGATGCTGGAACTGCCGATCTTCGACAGCAAGACCGACGTCGCCTTCCTCGAGATCGGCCGCAAGGTCATGGAGCACAGCGCCAGTCAGATGTTCGCCAAGGGCATCGTCTCCGGCTGGATGATCGCCACCATGGTCTGGATGATTCCGTCCATGGAGAGCGCGAAGATGTGGATCATCATCCTCATCACCTACTTCATGGCATTGGGCGACTTCACCCACATCGTCGTCGGCTCGGCGGAAGTATCGTATCTGGTGTTTGCCGGCGAGTTGCCGTGGAGCGATTTCTGGGCGGTGTTCGCCGCGCCGACGCTGGCGGGAAATATCATTGGCGGCAGTTTCATCTTCGCGCTGATCAGTCATGCGCAGATTCGCAGCGAAAGTGGTGCGCCGAAGGAGTCTGCGGACCAGGCTGTAGAGCCGGATCCGCAGTCGATCAAGAAATGA
- a CDS encoding acyl-CoA thioesterase: MNFHTRKWVKPEDLNPNGTLFGGSLLRWIDEEAAIYAIVQLGNQRVVTKYISEINFVSASRQGDIIELGITATEFGRTSITLTCEVRNKITRKSILTVEKMVFVNLGEDGLPAPHGRTEIKYVKDQFKDDEAVQ, encoded by the coding sequence ATGAATTTCCACACCCGCAAATGGGTTAAACCCGAAGACCTCAACCCCAACGGCACCCTGTTCGGCGGCAGCCTCCTGCGCTGGATCGATGAAGAAGCGGCGATCTACGCCATCGTGCAATTGGGCAATCAGCGTGTAGTGACCAAGTACATCTCGGAAATCAACTTCGTCAGCGCCTCGCGCCAGGGCGACATCATCGAACTGGGCATCACCGCCACCGAATTCGGCCGCACCTCGATCACCCTGACCTGCGAAGTGCGCAACAAGATCACCCGCAAGAGCATTCTGACCGTCGAGAAGATGGTGTTCGTCAACCTCGGCGAAGACGGCCTGCCGGCGCCGCACGGGCGCACCGAGATCAAATATGTGAAAGACCAGTTCAAGGATGACGAAGCCGTTCAATAA